The genomic region GCAGGTCGACGGAAGGGACGAAGGATACAAAGCCCGGCTGCCCGCCCGCCACCCGCGCGTAGTGCTCGGCGAACGACGCCGCCCGCTCCGCCACCCACCGCGCCCGCGCCGCGATCACGCGGCTGCCTGTGTGGACCAGCGACTCGTCGAACGCCTGCACCAGCGCGGGCTGCGCCTTCTCGCGCAGCAGCGCGTTGCGCTGGAAGAGCGCGTGGCGGTAGCGCTGCAGCGCGCCCAGGTACCCCGGCTCGGCCAGCGAGAGGACGATGTCGAGGAACCGCCGCCGCTCCCCCGGCCCGCCGGCGACGAGCTCCACGTCGGACGGGGAGAAGATGACGGCGCCGACCAGGCCGAGCGCGTCGCCCAGGCGCTCGGGCTCGGCGCCGTTCACCGTCACCTTCTTCTTCCGCCGCCGCCGCTCGAACGCCGCCGCGAGGGTGCGCTCGCCGCCGGCGGGATCGCGCAGGGTGCCCTCGAGGCGGAACACCTCCTCTCCGAAGCGCACCAGCTGCTCGTCGGGCGCGCCGCGGAAGGAGCGGAAGATCTCCAGGTAGTAGACGGCCTCGAGCAGGTTCGTCTTCCCCTGCCCGTTGTCGCCGATGAGCGCCGCGCCCTCGGGCGGGATCTCCACCACCTGCTCGGCGAAGTTGCGCCAGTTGCGCAGGTGCAGCCGGGAGAGGTACACGCTACCGCATGCGCGAGACGCGCCGCTCGCCGAGCTGGAACTGGAAGGGCCGGCGCTCGGTGGCCGCGATCCGCTTCAGCTCCGGCCAGCCGCGCTCACCGGCCCACCTTCTCGGCGGGTGTGGACCTGATGTCCGGAGCGTCATAAGCCGACTGTGTCAAAATCGAAGGGTTTCCTGCCCGCCCTCGCTGGCTGGAACCTCCACGCCCTCGTGGCGCAGGAGCCAGCGCTTGGTGTCCACGCTCTTCCCCTCGCCCGACTCCCCCGAATACCCGCCGATGCCGCCGGACGCCAGCACGCGGTGGCAGGGGATGACGATGGGGATGGGATTGCGGCGGTTGGCCTGGCCGATGGCGCGCGCGGCCCTGCACTCGATCTGCTCGGCCACGTCGCCGTAGGTGCGCGTCTGGCCGAAGGGGATGGTGCGCAGCGCCTCCCACACGCGCCGCTGGAAGTCGGTCCCCTCGGGCGCGAGCGGGAGATCGAAGTCGCGCCGCGAGCCGGCGAAGTACTCGCGCAGCTGCTGGGCGACGCGCCAGCCGAGCGCGTCGTCGCGGGTCGGCTCCACGCGCGTTCCCGCCGGCGGGTGCATCCCCTGCGGCCAGTAGTGGATGCGGTGCACCGCGGCGCCGTCGTGCTCCACCAGCAGCGGCCCGACGGGGGAGGGAAGGAGGAGGCGGTGCAGCCGGGAGGTGGGAGCGAGGGGTCGCACGGGTACTCGCGGGACGGGGATGGGCGGGCGGAGCGGATCGTCGGCCGCCCCGCCCGCGCCGGCATCAGCGGCCGGTGAAGTCGGCCTTGCGCTTCTCCAGGAACGCCTGCATCCCCTCGCGCATGTCGCTCGTCGCCGCGAGGAGGCCGAAGAGGTTGCTCTCCAGCGCCAGCCCGTCGTCCACCGACATCTCCATCCCCCGCGTGGCGCACTCGATGGCGAGGCCGACCGCGACGGGGCCGTTGGCGAGGATGGTGGACATCGTCTTCCTCGCGGTGTCCATCAGCTCGGCCTGGGGGACGACCCTGTTGGCCAGGCCGATGCGGTACGCCTCGTCGGCCTTGATGAACTGCGCGGTCAGCATCAGCTCCAGCGCACGCCCCTTGCCCACGATGCGGGGGAGGCGGAGGGTGCCGCCGTAGCCGGGGATGATCCCCAGCTTCACCTCCGGCAGCCCGAACTGCGCGTTGTCGCTGGCGATGCGGAGGTGGCAGGCCAGCGCCAGCTCGCACCCGCCGCCCAGCGCGAACCCGTTCACCGCCGCGATCACGGGCTTGCGCGAGAGCTCGATGCGGCGGAACACCTGCTGCCCCAGCCGGCTGACCTCGATCCCGTCCACCGGCCCCATCTTCGCCAATTCGGCGATGTCGGCGCCGGCCACGAACGCCTTCTCGCCCACGCCGGTCAGGATCACGCCGCCCACGTCGTCGCGGCGGGTGATCTCGTCGAACGCCTCGGACAGCTCGCGGATGGTCTGCTCGTTGAGCGCGTTCAGCTTGTCCGGCCGGTTCACCGACAGCACGGCGATGCGGTCCTGGACCTCGAGCGTAAGGTTGCTGTATTCGGCCATGTCGGATGACTTCGGTTGCGGCTCGGGATGCGGGTTTCAGGCGCGACAACGTAGCCGCGCGCACAAAGCGGAGCAACGGTGGCGGAATACAAGCGCGACACGTTCGGGCCCTTGCATGTTCACGGAATTCTGTGCAGATTCGCCCGTCCACAGCGTTGCTCACCCCGTCGACCTGATGCCGATGAGCGATGTCCTGAGCTTTCCGGGCGCATACTGGGCTGTCCGGATCATGGCGACCGTCTTCATGGCCGGTGCGACGTGGCTGGCGGTGCTGGTGCTGGCGCGGTTCTTCCGGCCCAAGCACATCAAGGCGCTGGTGCTCGCCGATCCACCGAAGCTGGACGAGATCCGCGGCGAGTTCGGAGGAGTGAAGGGGGCAATCCGCTTCAACGCGCAGGGATCCGCGCTGAACGCGCTGGAGAATCGGATTGATGGGGTGGAGCTCTCCCTGGAACGGCTCTGGCGCATCACCGAAGAGCACAGCCGGGGCCTGACCAGGATGGGAATGGAGGTGAGTGATGGGCACCAGCCGTGAGCATTTCGAGCGTGCGCGCGAGATGATCGAGAAGTACCGGCCCGACCCTGCCCGGCTCGAGGAAATGCGGAAGAAGACGCTGCTGGCGCTGCTCGTCGCCAACGACATCCATCTCCCGAACGCCGATCAGCTCGACAGCGTGGCGCTGCGCAAGGTGCTGCACGCGGCGACGAACTTCGATTCTCCTGCGTATCTGAACGGCCGCTGATCGCAATGAAGCGGGAATCCAGAATGCGGAGACGCGGAGGACCGCGATGAGTCCTCCGCGTCTCCGCGTCTCCGCGTGAGAAATCAGCCGTCGCCTACCGCGATGCCGTCAGCTCGTCGACGATGCGGGTGGCGTGGTAGACGGAGCGCAAAGCGGCCAGGATCCCCGCCGAGTGCACGCTGATGGTGCGGTTCTGCGTCTCGTCGAAGATGAAGTTCCCCGGCAGCGACTCCAGGTTGCCGTCGAAGATCAGCCCCACCAGCTCCATCTCGCGGTTCAGCATCGGCGAGCCCGAGTTGCCGCCGATGATGTCGTTGGTGGAGACGAAGTTGAACGGCGTCGACAGGTCCAGCCCCGCGGCCGGGCGCTCCCACCGCGGCGGCAGGTCGAAGTCGCCCCGCTCGTCGAACCCGGCCGCGCGGTTGTACAGCCCGTAGAAGGTGGTCTTCCACGGGTGCAGCATCCCGCCGCTCTCGTACCCCTTCACCACCCCGTCGGCCAGGCGCAGGGTGAAGGTGGCGTCGGGCGGCACGTGGGTGCCGTACACCTCGTAGAACCCGCGCCCCAGCTGCGCGCGCAGCACGTTCTCGTGGGTGACCAGCGCCAGCCACGCCGCCTGCCGCGCGGCCAGCGCCGGCGCCACCCGCCGCGCCAGCGCGATCACCGGGTCTCTCGACGCCTCGACCGCCGCCGCGCCGCCGGCCAGCATGGCCTTGCGCGCGGTGGTGTCGGCCAGCGTCCACCCGCTCACGATCTCGTGCGCGGCGGCCTGCGGGGTGCGCCCGGACAGCACCATCTGCAGCAGCGAGTCGTTGGGCACGTTCTGCCGGGCCAGCGCCAGGAGCGCCGCCAGCTCCACCTCCTGCTCGGCCGGCGAGCGGTCGGTGCGGGCCAGCGCGGCCGAGCGGAAGTTGGCGCCCGACGCTCCGCCCGCGCGCACCAGCGCGATGGCGTTGCCCAGCGGGCCGTAGCCCAGGTAGCTGTTCCACGCGATCCCCGGCGCCAGCCGCCGCTTCGTCGCCTGGATGGCGGCGATGGAGTCCCACAGCGTGCCGTAGCGCTGCGCCAGCCGCGGGTCGCGCCTCACCGCCGCGCGGAAGTCGCGCTCCCACGCCACCTTGCGGCCGAAGAACGCGGGGTCCGCCTCCCCCTCGTAGCGTCCCTGGATGGCCTTGATGCTGTTCATGATGCTGAACAGCTCGTCGCGCAGCTCCAGCCGCCGCGCCTCGTTCGTCCGGCCCAGCGCCACGATGGCGTCGCGCTGCGCGCGCAGCGTGGCCAGCTGCGCCGTGTGCGACACGTCGCGCAGGTACTCCAGCTGGCTGACGGTGAGCTGCCGCTGCGTGCTTCCCGGGTTGCCGACCACGAACACCAGGTCGTTCTCCTGCGCCCCGCGCGCGCTCCAGCGCAGGTAGGTGGCCGGGCGCAGCGGCTGGCCGTTGTCGTCGTACACGCGCCACATCGACATGTCGAGGTTGTAGCGCGGGTAGTTGAAGTTGTCGGGGTCGCCGCCGAAGAAGGCGATCTTCTGCTCGGGAACGAACACGAGCCGCACGTCGTCGTAGCGCCTGTAGCCGTACCGCGAGTAGCGCCCGCCGTTGTAGAACTCCACCACCTGGTAGCGCATCCTGCGCGCGCTGTCGGGGCGCTCCAGCTCGCGCCGCGCCGCCGTCTGCCGCGCCACGCGCTCCGCGTCGGTGCCGCCGCCCTCCAGCGCCGCGTTCATCCGCTCCGTCACGTCCTCGATCGTCGCCAGCTGCTCGACGAACAGGTTGGGGACGCGGCGCTCCTCGGCCTGCGTGGCGGCGTAGAAGCCGTTGGTCAGCAGGTCCTCGCCGGGCTTCTGCACGCTCTCCAGCGTGGGCACGGCGCAGTGGTGGTTCGAGAGCACCAGCCCCTGCGGCGACACGAACGACGCGCTGCACCAGGTGGCGAAGCGGAGCGCGGCGCCGCGCACGTTGTCGAGCCACGCCTGCGTGGGCCGGAAGCCGTAGGTGCGCTGCAGGTAGTCCAGCGGCGGGAAGTCGAAGGTCCACATGCGGCCGGTGTCGAACGGCCGCGCGTGGAAGGTGTCGAACGCCGCCGCGTTGGCCAGCGACGGCGTCTGCGCCGCCGCGGGCGCGCCGGCCAGGGCCGCGGCCAGCGCGAAGGAAAGGAGGCGCCGGTAGTTCATCAGAAGCTCGGCGTAGGAGGGTTTCCGGGCGATCACATCCAAAGCGCTCGGAATGTACGCTGCGAACTCCGCGCCGTCACGCCGCCGCGCCGCTCGCCAGCCCCGCGGCGGCGAGCGCGTCGCGGACGCGCGCGAGGTCCTTCTCGCGGAGCGGCTTCACCGGCGGGCGGGGCGCGCCGCCGCGCATCCCCAGCTCGTCGAGCGCGGCCTTGATCCCCGGGTTCCCCAGCTCGGCCACGACGGTGCGGTGCAGCGGGGCGAGCCGCTCCTGCAGCCGTCCCGCGTCGGCGAAGCGCTCCTCCGCGAAGGCCCGGCCGAGCGCGGCGCAGTCGTGCGGGGCAAGCAGCGCCACGGCCAGGATCCCGCCCACCGCGCCCGTCTCCAGCGAGCCGTAGAGGACCGCGCCGCTCCCCGCCAGCACCTGCGCGTTCCCCCCGCACGCATCGACCATCGTCGCCGTCGCCTTCAGGTCGCCGTGCGAGTCCTTGATCCCCACGATGTTGGGATGCCGCGCGAGCTCCCCCACCAGCCCCGCGGGGAGCTCCACCGTGCTGAAGCGCGGGGGCACCTGGTACAGGATGACGGGGATGGGAGACGCGTCGGCGACCGCCAGGTAGTGGTCGCGCAGCGCGTCGGGCGTCATCGCGGGACGATAGTACGCGGGCGGCTGCACCAGCACCCCGTCCGCGCCCGCGGCGGCCACCGACTTCGTCACGCGGATGGTGGCGCGGGTGGACTCGGCGCCGGTGCCGGCCAGCAGCAGGCGCCCGCCGTCCACCACGTCGCGGCTGGCGGCGGTCAGCCGCGCCTTCTCGTCCTCGTCCAGCAGCGGCCCCTCGCCGGTGGAGCCGAACAGCACCACGCCGGCCAGCGGCGCCTCGAGCCAGCGGCGCAGGTTGGCGCGCATCGACACCACGTCGGCGTCGCCGGTGACGGGGTCGAACGGCGTGGTGGCGGGCGCGAACACTCCTCGCAGGTCCATCGGCACGCTCGGGGTGATTGGAAACGACTGGATGATCGAGGGCGAATCTACCCCCATCTCCCGGCGCGGGATAGCGGGCACCCCGCCGTTCGATGGAATCCGGACAACAGCAATTCTCACGCAGAGTCAGCAGGGTCAGCAGAGAGAACAGCTGCGTTCTCTGCTGACCCTGCTGACTCTGCGTGAGGTCGATTCTTCTTGCGGACTGTCGGGTCTCGGAGCCTACGCCGCCGCGGGAAGGGCGGACTCGGTGTGCAGCGGGAGGGTGACGATGAAGGTGGTGCCGCGGCCCACCGCCGAGTCCACGTCGAGCCGGCCGTTGTGGCCTTCGACGATGTCGCGGCAGATGGCCAGCCCCAGCCCCATCCCCTTGCCCTTGGTGGATACGAACGGCTGGAAGATGCGCTGCAGGTTCTCGGGCGCGATCCCCGGGCCGTTGTCGGCCACCCGCACCTCGGCGTCGGCGCCGCGCCGCGCCACGGAGATGGCCACGCGCGGCGTCTGCTCCTGCCCCTCCATGGCCTCGCGCGCGTTCCTCACCAGGTTCTCGAACACCTGCCGCAGGTAGTAGGCGTCGCCGTTGACCGTGGCCTCGCCCAGGTCGCGCGCGTCGACGGTCAGCCCCGTCTCGGCCGACTCGCGCGCCTCGACCTCGGCCACCTGCCGCACCAGGTCGTCCAGCCGCACCGGGCGCCGGTTGAGCGTGCGCCGCGCGCCGCTGGCGTAGACGGAGAGCTCCTCCAGCATCGCCACCAGCCGCTCGCTCTCGCCCACGATGGCCTCGCACACCTCGCGGCGCTGCGACGCCTCGCTGACGATCCTCTCGTCCTGCAGGATGTCGGCGTGCAGGACGATGGTCTGCAGCGGGTTCTTGATCTGGTGCATGATGCGCGCGGTGGCCGTACCGATGGCCGCCAGCTTCTCTTCCTCGGCGCGGCGGCGGTCGCTGCGGCGCAGGATGGTGACGATGACGGCCGTGGCGAACACGGTCACGCTCACCACCACCAGCACCACCACGATGAAGAGCGCCTTCGACGACAGCCCCGCGACGGGCGCCGCCTGCGCGGCTGACAGGAGCATGAAGGGAGGAGTGACGAAGAAGAATCGGGAGAAGACGGGCCGCCGGGCGGGGAGGCGGCGGCCGGGATCAGTCGTCGCCGCCGTGGTCCTCGGTGCGCGAGACGGAGAAGGCGATCACCTCGCCCGCCTCGTCGCCGTCGGGGACCACCGTTTCCACGATGATGCGGCGCACCACGTGCCGCGGGTCGTCCAGGCTGACCTCGAAGTCCAGCCCCAGCTCGGGCGCGGCCACGTGGGTGCGCACGCGGCGGCCGGGCTCCTGCGCCGGCGGCTCGGGGTTGCGCACCAGCGTCTTGGTGGACTGGCGCCCCGAGTCCAGTCCGCGCGTGACCTTCATCTGCCTGAACCAGTCCGGCTGGTACCCCACCACGTACGTGCGGCCGCGCTGGTCCTCTCCCCGCCCTTCCCGGTTATGGCGTGCCATGGGTCTCCTCCGGCTCGCTCCAGGGTGCCCGTACGGCGGCGACGATTTTCCGAAATGTCCTGCATGCGGTCCCCTTCTGTCAAGGAACGTTCCGCCCCGCCTCCACGCGACACGAGCGCCCGCGCAGGCCGCGCAAGCGCATGGGAATTCTGCGCTTTTGCCGCGCCGCCGCCGACGCGCGGCCCCGCGCCGGGTGGCTCGCGGCGTCCCAGCGCTGTCTCAGCGTGGGGCACCCGCGGGCCGGATCGGGGCAGAAAGGCCAATTTTGTCCACACCGACCGCCATCGTGGCAGTCATCGGGAGATCGAGTCGCCGCGCTCCCCCGCGCCGTCGTCCGCGGCGGCGAGATCTACCGCTGCGCCGCGGCCTCGGCGGCCTTGCGCGACCGCTCGTCGCGCCCGGCGAAGGCCAGGTACAAGACCATCATCGCCGCGAAGAGCGCGGCCAGGGAGAGCTTGACCTCGCGCGGCAGGGTGGAGGGGGAGACGAAGCCCTCGATCAGCCCCGCGAACACCAGCATCACCGCGGTGCCGCCGATCAGCGACACGGCCTCGCGGCCGCGCACCACCAGCGCCTCGCGCCGCGTCACCCGCCCGGGGAGGATGAAGCCCGAGCCCAGCCACAGCCCCGCGCCGCCGGCGATGCAGATCGCCGTGAGCTCGATGATGCCGTGCGGGAGCACGAACTCCCACAGGTGCATGCTGGCGCCGTAGTTGGCGAACACGCCCGCCGCCGCGCCCAGCGAGATGCCGTTGAAGATGAGCACCAGCACCGTTCCCAGCCCGGCCAGGATCCCCCCGGCGAAGGCCAGGAAGGTGACCTGCACGTTGTTGGACATGATGCGGCTGGACATGAAGGCGTTGCCGCCGAAGTCCTCGCTGTCCACGTACCCCTTCCCCTGCGCCTGGCGCATCTCGGCCTGCTCGGCGCGCGCCATCATCTGCGGCGGCAGCAGGTCGCGGCCGCGCGCGGGCTCCTGCCGCACGGCCGCGAAGGTGAGCAGGGCGGGGAGGTAGAAGAGCGCCGCCGCCAGGGCGATGGGGCGCCAGCGCCTGCGCACCAGCGCGGGGAAGCCGCCCATGATCCAGGCGCGGAAGCCGGAGAAGCCGCGCCTGGGCGCGCGGTAGAGCAGGTTGTGCCCGGCGCCCACCGCGCGCTCGAGCATGAAGAGCAGCTCCGGCGAGCCGCCGTAGGTGCGCGCGCGGGCCAGGTCCGCCGCCACCTCGCGGTACATTCCCGCGAAGCGCGAGACGCGCGCCTCGCCCATGGCGGCCAGCCCGCGGCCGCGCGCCTCGTGCAGCATGCGCGCGTACTCGTCCCAGCCGGGGCGCTGGCGGCGGAAGAGCCCGGTGGCCTGCGCCGACCCCGCCCGTCCGCCCGCGCCCGCCGCGCGCCGCCGCACGCCCTCTTCCTCTAGCGTCAGCCCGAGGTACGCGTCCACCGCCATCTGGCCCATCCGCGGGTCCGGGCCCAGCCGCGGCGCCAGCCTCTCCATCAGCGTCCCCGCCAGCTGAGAGCGGACGGCGTAGTCCAGCCC from Longimicrobium sp. harbors:
- a CDS encoding stage II sporulation protein M, translating into MAQPAAAYSLDDRQVDIETPEHVSVGYQLADMGSRFTAMLLDGLILFLVMMVLMFGMVALGIVGVAGLGVHSGFMTLFALMALVMFMGFWGYYVFYEGFRDGQTPGKKLMRIRVVQDGGYPVSFRAAAVRNLIRIIDLQPAGSCGVAGLSMMLHSRTKRLGDIAAGTVVVRDRTGQGIPEEQAPASPASVGQPRLTDAEFAALEMYAQRRHGLDYAVRSQLAGTLMERLAPRLGPDPRMGQMAVDAYLGLTLEEEGVRRRAAGAGGRAGSAQATGLFRRQRPGWDEYARMLHEARGRGLAAMGEARVSRFAGMYREVAADLARARTYGGSPELLFMLERAVGAGHNLLYRAPRRGFSGFRAWIMGGFPALVRRRWRPIALAAALFYLPALLTFAAVRQEPARGRDLLPPQMMARAEQAEMRQAQGKGYVDSEDFGGNAFMSSRIMSNNVQVTFLAFAGGILAGLGTVLVLIFNGISLGAAAGVFANYGASMHLWEFVLPHGIIELTAICIAGGAGLWLGSGFILPGRVTRREALVVRGREAVSLIGGTAVMLVFAGLIEGFVSPSTLPREVKLSLAALFAAMMVLYLAFAGRDERSRKAAEAAAQR
- a CDS encoding dihydrodipicolinate synthase family protein, whose amino-acid sequence is MDLRGVFAPATTPFDPVTGDADVVSMRANLRRWLEAPLAGVVLFGSTGEGPLLDEDEKARLTAASRDVVDGGRLLLAGTGAESTRATIRVTKSVAAAGADGVLVQPPAYYRPAMTPDALRDHYLAVADASPIPVILYQVPPRFSTVELPAGLVGELARHPNIVGIKDSHGDLKATATMVDACGGNAQVLAGSGAVLYGSLETGAVGGILAVALLAPHDCAALGRAFAEERFADAGRLQERLAPLHRTVVAELGNPGIKAALDELGMRGGAPRPPVKPLREKDLARVRDALAAAGLASGAAA
- a CDS encoding HAMP domain-containing sensor histidine kinase — its product is MLLSAAQAAPVAGLSSKALFIVVVLVVVSVTVFATAVIVTILRRSDRRRAEEEKLAAIGTATARIMHQIKNPLQTIVLHADILQDERIVSEASQRREVCEAIVGESERLVAMLEELSVYASGARRTLNRRPVRLDDLVRQVAEVEARESAETGLTVDARDLGEATVNGDAYYLRQVFENLVRNAREAMEGQEQTPRVAISVARRGADAEVRVADNGPGIAPENLQRIFQPFVSTKGKGMGLGLAICRDIVEGHNGRLDVDSAVGRGTTFIVTLPLHTESALPAAA
- a CDS encoding S46 family peptidase → MNYRRLLSFALAAALAGAPAAAQTPSLANAAAFDTFHARPFDTGRMWTFDFPPLDYLQRTYGFRPTQAWLDNVRGAALRFATWCSASFVSPQGLVLSNHHCAVPTLESVQKPGEDLLTNGFYAATQAEERRVPNLFVEQLATIEDVTERMNAALEGGGTDAERVARQTAARRELERPDSARRMRYQVVEFYNGGRYSRYGYRRYDDVRLVFVPEQKIAFFGGDPDNFNYPRYNLDMSMWRVYDDNGQPLRPATYLRWSARGAQENDLVFVVGNPGSTQRQLTVSQLEYLRDVSHTAQLATLRAQRDAIVALGRTNEARRLELRDELFSIMNSIKAIQGRYEGEADPAFFGRKVAWERDFRAAVRRDPRLAQRYGTLWDSIAAIQATKRRLAPGIAWNSYLGYGPLGNAIALVRAGGASGANFRSAALARTDRSPAEQEVELAALLALARQNVPNDSLLQMVLSGRTPQAAAHEIVSGWTLADTTARKAMLAGGAAAVEASRDPVIALARRVAPALAARQAAWLALVTHENVLRAQLGRGFYEVYGTHVPPDATFTLRLADGVVKGYESGGMLHPWKTTFYGLYNRAAGFDERGDFDLPPRWERPAAGLDLSTPFNFVSTNDIIGGNSGSPMLNREMELVGLIFDGNLESLPGNFIFDETQNRTISVHSAGILAALRSVYHATRIVDELTASR
- a CDS encoding methylated-DNA--[protein]-cysteine S-methyltransferase, which encodes MRPLAPTSRLHRLLLPSPVGPLLVEHDGAAVHRIHYWPQGMHPPAGTRVEPTRDDALGWRVAQQLREYFAGSRRDFDLPLAPEGTDFQRRVWEALRTIPFGQTRTYGDVAEQIECRAARAIGQANRRNPIPIVIPCHRVLASGGIGGYSGESGEGKSVDTKRWLLRHEGVEVPASEGGQETLRF
- a CDS encoding enoyl-CoA hydratase-related protein, coding for MAEYSNLTLEVQDRIAVLSVNRPDKLNALNEQTIRELSEAFDEITRRDDVGGVILTGVGEKAFVAGADIAELAKMGPVDGIEVSRLGQQVFRRIELSRKPVIAAVNGFALGGGCELALACHLRIASDNAQFGLPEVKLGIIPGYGGTLRLPRIVGKGRALELMLTAQFIKADEAYRIGLANRVVPQAELMDTARKTMSTILANGPVAVGLAIECATRGMEMSVDDGLALESNLFGLLAATSDMREGMQAFLEKRKADFTGR
- a CDS encoding DNA replication/repair protein RecF, with translation MYLSRLHLRNWRNFAEQVVEIPPEGAALIGDNGQGKTNLLEAVYYLEIFRSFRGAPDEQLVRFGEEVFRLEGTLRDPAGGERTLAAAFERRRRKKKVTVNGAEPERLGDALGLVGAVIFSPSDVELVAGGPGERRRFLDIVLSLAEPGYLGALQRYRHALFQRNALLREKAQPALVQAFDESLVHTGSRVIAARARWVAERAASFAEHYARVAGGQPGFVSFVPSVDLPEPTPPAEDVARAFRDQLDRVAEREAARGMTLAGPHRDDLRFTTAGGDGQALDLRTYGSGGQQRTAAIALRMVEAETIRETRGRESVILLDDVFAELDPGRSRRIIEWIDQAEGGQVILTSPKETDVMIHGGRLPRWSIRDGVVRTG